Sequence from the Temnothorax longispinosus isolate EJ_2023e chromosome 6, Tlon_JGU_v1, whole genome shotgun sequence genome:
CATGCAATTCGGATTTCTGAAATCGCgcattatgaaataatttatcagagaataaaatgataaagtgaataaaatagtattatgCTTTTTAACGTGGactatgattttattatatataaatataggaaacatattataaaattatattcaccATGtaaaaagtcaaataaaataaaatagtataaaagaaaataggaaataaaataaaagaaacaaaagaatATGGGTGTATGTGTAAAAAGGTGTTAAgaattcatatacatatatatatatatatatatatatatatatagagagagagagagagagagagagagagagagaaagaaagagagagagatgagagagagagtgtcCATGGTAAAATAACCATATTACCTCTCGTAATCTAGTAGAGCAggttaaattgaataaaaaaatcgtctaccattttgcgattttttttaataattaatgaaaaattatttaataaagagatCTGcgaatatgtacatataaggTGTCTGGTAATAACCATATTATCTCTCGTGATCTGGTAAAACAggttaaattgaataaaacaaTCGTCTActattttgtgatttttttcaataaaattaatgaaaaattgtttaataaaggTCTGCGAATCAGCGTGCATTTGCGCGAAACAGTAGAGGACTTTTCTATTCGATTTAACCCGCTTTATCTATCTACGAGAAATAATACGGTTATTATTGAATACcctacatatgcatatatatatatatatatatatatatatatatatatatatatatatatatatatattatatacacatccAAGAGATATCTTATCGCCTGAATTATCATTATAGTCGCGAATACGggtttattttatgttgcaataATATTGCGATTTTATGAAGAGACTATTTCGTTATCTTTGTTCCTACATGACGTTCTTTCAACAATTATGTTGTACCACGCGACGcttgaataaaaatacgttttgCGTCGACGTAAGATAAGAAGTTTTCGCCAGATGTGAGAAACATGACTGCAATATAAAAGCCAATAAGAAGACACGACTTACTAGTGTATGTGCTTGTATGTTAGTGAAATGTTACGAAGCTTTATTTCCTATTTCCTATTTGCCGGAGGTATCAGTGAGTGAAAGAGACATATAATTCTAATCttacgttaaaataatttaaaataattaaaaaattgtacagtctacatacatacatatatataatttacaaacttatatattaaactttacgtttatattaaaaagagtTGAGCTTCATGTGGCATAAGCAACACAATTTATCTGACATTTAAAACTCCGTGACGAATAATAGAACATGATAAAGTCAAATCAGTACAAGTTATAGCGGAACTTCTTTAaccgtattttttattatccaaCGCGTTCCGGAGAGGAAAGTTTAAGAAGCTACACAGTCGCGTGTAATAATGTCGACCGAAAATCTTCGCGTGATTTACGTATTCGCTGCATTCTGGGAGCCAACTTTTTTGCTGAAGCGACTCAAGACAAATTCTACCATCAGATTTAATATTACAGCATCCTTCCTGGTGCGACCGGTTTCCCCTCTTGATCCTCGAATCGTGAGAGGTACAGTAACTGACATACAGCAACATCCTTATCAATTGAGCCTCCAGCGAGGTTTATGGCACGTTTGCGGAGCCGTCATCATCAGTAATAAATGGGCTGTCACGGCGGCTCATTGCGTtaggtattatatatttctttcccTCTTGGATACGTATCGCATTATCTCATTACAAAACGAAATCTTAAGTCTTGATAAGACGTTTATACTAATCACGTTTATCCTTATCTTTGAAACGTTTTCTAACTAATTTAATACCCCTCATTAAGTGCCAAATGTAATCACAGTCATTATCAAGGCcgtatttatcttcttcttgcATGCTTCAACGGTATATTTACAGATatagatagaaaaagataaaattgtaaagtttATTCGGTTTTGCGTAACAATGCAATTTGTCAAGCATATATCTGTTTTCTTCGGACACTCAATTCAAGTGTCTAATTATATCGATTAGTTAAAACTCAGAAATGAGAGCAATCTTTTTCGGCTTTCAAGCTTTTATTCATAAACCGAATATAACTCCTAACTTATTTGTAGcagagtaattattatttaaaatagaagtTACTTATTGCTTTAAGTTCACCGATGCAATTGGTGCGTCACAATGacataaattagaaaattgtaGACACGTTGACACGATTATCTGCCCCGCTGCTGCAAATGTGGTGGAGCATTCTTTCATAAACGCTTTGTCGATACTGTCATAGCTCAACTCATGTATTACAGCGTATGCTTATCATCGCgatattttcatataccaGCGCGTGCATTCCGTTGCAGTTCGCCGGCGAGCGTTTACAGACTTCGCGCAGGAAGTAACGACAAATACGGGGGCGTCTATTATCCAGTTAAAGAGATCGTTCGACACCCCGCCTACAATTTCCTGACGATCGATTACGATATCGCCCTTCTCGAGGTAACGTCGaactctatctctttctctcacgtTTTCGACCTCTCTGTTTTTTCTCGTTAACGACCTGCGCCAGCTGACAATAACAACATCGGTAGCTCTCGCACGCTCTGGAAATTTCATTTCAGATCGACGGCGAAATCGCATTTAACGATAGGGTGCAACCAGTGAAGCTGCCGGAAAGGGAACTCGCGAGTGGCATTATGGTGAACGTCACCGGATGGGGAGCGGCGAAGGTGAGAGCGCGGGGAATAGACTCATTATCTGAACGTTGCGGAAAACAAATGGGGCTAAATAGTAACGAATTTCCCCCGGTCAGCCGAGCACGACTCGAAGATTTCGTGAGAGCCGCTATTCCGTATCGGAAATCGAACCGCGCACATGTAGTATCCgactaaaaaaaatcgatatccCCCGTGTCCCATTTGCAATGATACTAAATTACGCTGCGGGTGTATCAAAGGTATTATATTACGGCGCCATTGTTAAATTACTTCGTCCACTTCCCTTTCCGATTCGGCGCTTAGCGGAACCGCAACTTTCGTAGCGTTTCCCCCACAGCTAATTCCGCGATGCTGATATCTGATAATCGGTATCGACTCCGCTCTGTGGTTTATTAGGTGTCGGTATCTGGTCTGTACTTTACGGGGAAAAGATTGGAGTAGATGATCATTGTGTATTATAGTCCCGCAATAATCCTAACACGTTCTATTAATAAGTTTATCAGGGCGCATTAGAATTATCAAGATAATTAGATTCGTATTTCAATTCAGTTATAAAAGTTGCACCGCAGAGAAACTTTCTATTTTAGGCAGGTGGAAAACCATCACCAGTGTTAATGAGAGTAACGCTGCCGATCGTAAGCAGAAAAACGTGTCGAGGCATATACAGATATATCCGCAGCATCACCGATCGAATGATTTGCGCGGGTTACATGCGTGGCGGCCAAGACGCGTGTGATGGAGATTCGGGCGGACCCCTTACGGCGGATGGCGTCCTGTATGGAATTGTATCCTGGGGATATCGATGCGCTGAACCGTTTTATCCTGGTGTTTACACCAACGTTGTAAATCTCCTCTGGTGGATAAAGTGGATCAGCCATATTTAATCTCTGACAATTACACGCCCCTTGATGTGCATCTCAATTTGCGGGCGGTACAACATCGAATCTATAGATAACttgataaaatatctaaatgacATTTACACGAGACAGATGCGAGATCTTAAGGCGCGAGAATTTTTATAacgcattttatattaaccacaaaaattaatgcaaacaaGATCCCGAGTTTTAATGGGTTCGCGTATCAggtaattttagaaaaagaaaacaaacgaTACAAAATCGTTATAATTAtgcttattaatattaaaaagtaaataaaataaaagaaataatatgataaGACAAATAAATCAATGATATAAGCATTGAATTGTTATAAGTACTCAAGCTCAAATGTTTTAAttgaacgaaataaaaataaaaatattgttaaaaactACAATGtctattttaacttttctctctttccctgtCTTCCttatcctctctctctctctctctctttctctttctctctttctatacATCAGAAGTTCAATTAGCTATCTATAATCTATAACATGGTTATACCATTATTGGTCGATCGATATGATATCACTTATATGTTACGCGTCAGTTACGTAATTGTGTGTACCAATTAGTTTAACATCATCCCGGAATTGAATTACGTCTCTAATGGGACAATCCCGAATTAATCGCGCGGCATTCTTTTATGTGATAAGACTTTGTTATAATTTCGAACATAGATAATGCGATATTAAAGGTCTATCTTCGACATAAAATAAGTCTCCATTCGCGAATCATTCTCTGACACCATCGTCTCATGTAAGAGTCATCACTCGCGGTCATCAGCGTGAAAAAAATGTCCCAAAAATTCATTCTGTTATTCTGCGTACTTCTAGTGTACAGTGAGtcgtttttatatacatattcacGTTTTTCACACCaaattgttttacataaattgtgATTACAGCTGTTAATACCGAAAAGCACGAATATGTGGTCATCGAGGATTATCCGTACCATGTGAGAGAAACtcatttttttcccccccATATGCGCGATAGCGATAGCTTGCAGTACCGTGCGTTTCGCCGACAAATAAAACTATACGCCATTCACATGTGGCTTTAATCGGTAGTCAGTATAGCATGGTGACTGTAAGCcgctattattttcaaataaatcggATTTCAGATAGAATTCGTTATCCCCAATACAGGTATCGATCCAGATAGCCGGACGACACGTTTGCAGCGGCGCATTTATACACGAATCATGGATTATGACTGCGGCATCCTGTGTTTTCAGGTACGTGCTacagcaaaaaataataatgcacaAGACGTTTCTTTTGGAAGCTACGACTTTGATTTTGTTGAAAGATTTTTGTCTGAATTGAAGTCAACTTTGTGTCTCTTAGGAATaacaaactttttaatattatataaaataaaaattgaaaatacgtcttgtacatttaatttttagattaataaaattttctaataaagtaACGTTCTATATATTGATATCTGCAGAGCAAAGTTGTCGACGGTATCCGTACGCGTACGTTCTCCTTACATTTCCAAGGATGGCGATGTAttaaagatagaaaatattgtGGTGCATGAGAATTTTGATAAGTATGTATACTTCAACGATATAGCATTGATGAAGGTACGTATCTCCATTCGCTGAACAAACATTCCGCGCGCGTATGGGTTTTATTGGTGTgtcgcgtgcgtgcgtatgcAAAGTTGTCACATTTATCAAACTTGTAGCTAAAGAGTCCCGTAGAGTTTGGAGAAAAGTTGCTCCCTATCGCGCTCCCGGAGAAGGAAAACGAGGAACTCCAGGACGGGATCCATTGTGTCGTGACCGGCTGGAAACGAACTCGGGTAAATATACTCGCGTGACACGCGCAGCTTTAGtctatttttcgaattttcacAACCGTTTGCTCGACAAAATCGTTCTTTACCGTTTGACGAAGTGTCCAGGTGCCGCGACACTTGGGGAACGCGTATACTCTCATAACTCGTCGGTCGTTCTTCCGCCGTGAAACGCTTCTCCCGGAGTTAGCAACTGCCGGGAACGAGATTTTTACAACGAGCGTAGGCATTTTTACACGAACTCGAATATGCAAACTTTTCCGCGACTTCCCGCCAACCGGTCGGCACCCGGGCGCGACGTTATTCAAAGTCACGTCGGTACCAAAAAGTAAATCGTTACGAAACACTGTCGCAAAACGTTCGCGCGCGTTCGTAACCCCCTGGTCCGCCCCAGCGGGGTCACAATAACGAGAAACGTGTCGTAAAAACGTGCGAGTCGTGCCAAATTTCCAGGGGACCAGCCCGAACGGAGTTCAGCTCGCAGCGGCCGCTGTGGCGATCGTAAATCAGCGTACGTGCAGGGCGACAATGCCGAGCTACAAGCCGCTGTCTCGGGATATGTTGTGCGCCGCTAACGTGACTCACCCGTCGGAGACATGTCAGGTAAGATGAACATATAAGATGAAAGTGGCGCGACAACAAGGCTCGAGAAACGGGCGCGGTGATCCGTGAAGGGCTCGTGTGTTAGGAAAAGCCCGCGACAAACTCTGGACGACACTCGAGATAGAGCGTCGCCGACAC
This genomic interval carries:
- the LOC139815019 gene encoding trypsin-1-like isoform X1; translation: MCLYVSEMLRSFISYFLFAGGITSFLVRPVSPLDPRIVRGTVTDIQQHPYQLSLQRGLWHVCGAVIISNKWAVTAAHCVSSPASVYRLRAGSNDKYGGVYYPVKEIVRHPAYNFLTIDYDIALLEIDGEIAFNDRVQPVKLPERELASGIMVNVTGWGAAKAGGKPSPVLMRVTLPIVSRKTCRGIYRYIRSITDRMICAGYMRGGQDACDGDSGGPLTADGVLYGIVSWGYRCAEPFYPGVYTNVVNLLWWIKWISHI
- the LOC139815019 gene encoding trypsin-1-like isoform X2; this encodes MCLYVSEMLRSFISYFLFAGASFLVRPVSPLDPRIVRGTVTDIQQHPYQLSLQRGLWHVCGAVIISNKWAVTAAHCVSSPASVYRLRAGSNDKYGGVYYPVKEIVRHPAYNFLTIDYDIALLEIDGEIAFNDRVQPVKLPERELASGIMVNVTGWGAAKAGGKPSPVLMRVTLPIVSRKTCRGIYRYIRSITDRMICAGYMRGGQDACDGDSGGPLTADGVLYGIVSWGYRCAEPFYPGVYTNVVNLLWWIKWISHI
- the LOC139815245 gene encoding trypsin-4-like, with translation MKLKSPVEFGEKLLPIALPEKENEELQDGIHCVVTGWKRTRGTSPNGVQLAAAAVAIVNQRTCRATMPSYKPLSRDMLCAANVTHPSETCQGDLGAPLVSSQMLIGILSYGLGCETRIHPGVYTRISSYLPWIFTNTGVSYK